The Megalobrama amblycephala isolate DHTTF-2021 linkage group LG1, ASM1881202v1, whole genome shotgun sequence genome segment ttttggaaagtgttttcaaaagttataagtggttttgcaataatcattacatctgtggaacagtaggtggcgctgtgttgaaacttctcaggtaccttcaggaccttctaaaggtcatacataccaatttgtgtgaagatatgtcaaattgtttaaaagttattgcaatttatgacaaaattcaaaatggcggacacgtggttcatccgatgttgacgaattcgatatcctcggattcggcatggcacagggaatccatagacaccaagatcttgattttctaataaagtgttcaaaagttattggccaaaatagccatttttcagatctcatgacctgtaggtggcgctgttcccaaatttggcatggaacctcagatcatggtcttgatcaagtgtaccaattttagtttcgattgctcaaagtttggccgagatacagcctctatagcaattttgggtcaacctcgttaacttcgtgacatcataacttttgaacaaagatgaataaaaaaaatctgttcagtcatttctgtgcggctcagaccaaagatcacctgatcaaagtttggacaaaattggacaaattttgaaggaggagaagcgaaaaaacggactactgtacttttcaaaatggccgctactgtaatgggtggagacttaatgtaagaatttgaatagaatcagcatgaagagacaaatcagatgtactaaattgtatttttctagagcaaatggttcaaaagttataacctttagaatgttgaatttttgaactggtggtggcgctatagagttggtccttgagactccaaaattggtcagatttctagacatgaccatcactacaagtgtgccaaatttcatcattttctcatgttccgttgatagggctgccatagactcccattcgggaggaagaataataataataaaagggaaaatgtacaattacaataggggctacagcccctttggggcttggcccctaataatttGTAGAAGGAGGAATACagtaaaggaaaaaaagaagaatgttTCTGTATGTAAACTTTTTAAGCAAAGGATGTGTTTTATTCTTCAagtattatttgattattttaaaatgtaagcaaAAGAAGAAGTATTTAACAAGAATTTTGTTCAGAATAACCCTTTTATTGAAAATACATGGTTTAATTTCAATATAACATTTCCTGAATGTGATTCagattgtttttaaaatgtaaaaaaaaaaaaaaaaaaaaaaaagcagatagCCCACTCAGATTTCGCTTATggccataccactctgagcacgcccaatctcggaagctaagcagagtcAGGCCTGGTAggtacttggatgggagaccgcctCATGACCCGAAGTGGGCGGCGGTCTTGTCGTGTTCGTGGAGAGAGCTGTCAGTGGCGGCGACCTTCTGCCTGAGGTCAGTCGGCACTAGGTGGTGGTCGCTGTTGTCGGCCAGTTCTAGGAGGAGCAAGGCCAGTGCCTCCACTTCCTCTATACCTGGCAGATGCAGATGTTGATGGCTCATCAGCGCGTCTTGCAGGGCAGGACTGTCCTCCTCTTCCACCTGTTCTGCCTGGGTGAGGACGACGTGCTTCCCACAGACTCTGTCTATCGGGTCCTCCTCTGTATCAGAAGACATGCCGAGACCTTCGTCCGCCATCTCGTCGTCTCCCTGCTcagcctcctcctcctcctcatgcGACTGCTCTTCCTCAACTGCAAATATGTAATCGTACTAATTACAAGCGTGTCTACACAACAATAGGTTTTTTTGCACCAGGTTTGTCATCATTGTTTAAGTGTGTGATCAAGTACTTTACCTTTTTGCACGTAGTACTCCCTGGCAGTGAAGCTGGTGGACTGGCACATGGCATACTCGACACCAAGGAGCTCCTCCTCGTCGGGGTGCTTGTACTCTTCTGGGACCGGCATCGTTGCAGCAAAGTTGGGCTCCAGGATGTGCTCCTTGCCAAAGAGAACCTCGGCCTGCTGGTTGATGCGCTGGATCTGCCGCTCGTCCAAGCACGACGTCTGCCGGCCATGACCACCAGCGTCACGGAGCGATGCCATGCGGTGGTTCCACTGCACGGCAAAGGACACCAAGTATACCTGAAACACATTTCCATTTTGACTGTTATTGTGTACAATGTTTACAAGTGATGACTGGAgctgtgaaataaaatgtatcattgaAATTATCATTGacacttttctttttaaattatactGTATGATGTGCTATATGAACATGTGTCTGCAATAAagctttatatatattatgttttaatcaCTCACTTATGTAGCATCTGGACCAATCAGGCACacaaaattattcattatatttaaggaattacccataaactcactctaTCAAAGCTCTGTCaacccatccccctaaaactgcaactagCATCCCAAACGTAGCTAAACTACAGGCagaactaggtgtcctgttacagatacTTGGACCTTTTACGATCAGGCAGAGACCAGTGACTCATTctttctgagaaggacaaataaactcctttaatcctatgtattctctatataaccatttgggaaatgtataaacatgtatccaagtttcccatctcatgacttttcTTTCAtgggctttattctatgtattcattttctcttttgAACTAGTTTGGTATTAATATTCCTGCGATGTATAGTTAACTGGAATCACAtgggtagcatgtttggtatctccaacggactccaactttcgattcctatttggtaatttatgttatgtccatacctgtgcaacacatcagtattacaagaaaCTTTAATAGTTCTTAATCAATAACtgagcttgttaatctttcttggTCATAAAAGCCCTGACAGAAGGTGTGTTGTCACCTGGAAATACAACACCTTCATTGGCTACATCAACTTTAAGAGGTTGGACTtggaccagaggttaaaagctagagaacaatgccactccctctcttttccttgcttctggacgaCCGAACggatctccttgcggccggcctaggcCAGGCCCACAAGGCCGgtaggcctcggcctacaacacccagccatgtgctcatcacccaacataggaaagactggcaacaacttcagacgaAAACCTCAAATTTTTATACTCAACCTGCCGATCCGACACTTGAGCTTGTTCAGTCGGACGCCGTTCATCACCACCACCTTCACAGACAAATACAGCGGTATGCCAGGGGGATCCTGTAACACGCAACATACTACAAGGTCCTTATTTATTTTGGTGTCcttttgaaatgttgccatatACAAGTTTGAATGGTTTTGACACACGATGACCGCAAAGACATTAACCCACCTGCATGCAACTGAGGTGCTTGCTCGCAACTGCCCAGTGAGCGTTGACTGCCTCTGGCCACTTGAACAGGTGAATGCCATCGATGTCAAGGCCGGCTGGTCCCCGGAACTCAGCAAGGATGGACTCTGTCACCAAAGCGGTCTCCTGTAACACATAGGATATATTCTCAGCGTCGAGTGTTTAATCACATTAAACACATTCACACATTTAACACataaatttattttcaaagctGGATCTGACCGATACCAGAAACCAGTGTCATCTTGACCTTCTTGAtttgtgaattttttcacaACATAGCTCTTGACCGTAAATACCCTGGTGAGCCTGCTAGTCAGAATTTGAAAAATAGAATTCAagttaaacatattttttaacaaaaaattaacattgctCAGCATTGCTCAACCATTGGACAGCTGACGATCACTTAGGTACTTGGAGGGGAATTTGCttgggaataccaggtgctgtaagctttatgttttttctgaaaatatagagagtgtctgaatgtcttaaatagcccactcttgACTGCAGATTTCGCTTCCGGCCATACTACtctgagcacgcccgatctcgtctgatctcggaagctaagcagagtcgggcctggttagtacttggataggagaccgcctgggaataccaggtgctgtaagctttatgttttttctgaaaatataaagagttttttaatatcttaaatagcccactcttggctgcagatttcgcttacggccataccactctgagcacCCCTGTTCATTGCGCATAGTGGTACGTTCCAAGGCTTTTGCCAAAGTGGCAGTTTGGAGAGAAGTTCTCTCTGTTTTCTGTTAACAATTTTGGTTTTTGTTTATAAATTTAAGtaaaggaatagtttttttcagttttttgttttaaaccaCAAACCAGCAGCTTTGTGCTGTCTGGGGAGTGGTTTACTTATTTTTGATTTCTGAAAAATGAGTAAAGTTATAAAGGATGGACTACATGGATATGACGTGGATACGGAAGAGGAAAGAGTTATGATAAAAGACAAACAGGAAAGAAGGAAATATTGAAGTCTTTTTTACAGCCCAAAATAAAATTATGGATTTTTAGATCaggaaatgtaaaaatgttttatcagGTTTTTAGGGAAGAGGTTTTTAAGAAACCCATTTCAAATAATTTGTGGTTAAGACATTTTAATGGTTTGAAAGAAGAAGAGATATGGAGAAACATGACAGGAATAATGGTGAGCTCAGATTTGGAATGTCTTGATTATTTTATAAGACACAATgtgatttttttcagaaatgaaATTATGTATTATGAAGAAAGAACCAACTGCAATTTAGTGGTTTAtggtcttaaatattaatattaatattttgtattaatattaatattgagtcagATGATTCCTTCCAGTATTTTCGGGGCACCAGTCAAGTTTcaccttgacaataaagaacaatcatggAAGATTGTTGACTGAATTACAATCATATGAATTGGAGGAAGTTcatcatctgaccaatctgaaggatttgtgagatatcgttaacttgtagagcctctgtattatcaacacaaggaagacacaaatgtaataaatggattttattaacaaaaggaTAGACAAGAGTAACTAACAACTACTGAATGgataaagtgcaaaaagactGATAAATGCAAGTGAATGAGTTGGATGTTACTATGGCAGTTACAAGTTAATCTCATGGAGAGATAAACTGTAGTTTCTCTAGAAGAAATAAGGCAAACCTTATTCTGAATTCAACAAATAAACCAagagattatttgttatcaACTGATATCAGCTATGCAAGATCTAATGTAAATTAGATAATCATATACTGACAATATAcactaatgccaaggtctctagaaagaggtttggtaagtgatatttacgtctGCCTGGTCGTGCTGAATCCGAAGGTGACGTCTTCCACTTGTTGAGCTGAGCAGCGTTGCAGTGGGAAGAAAGGAGTTGGAATCCGTTTCACAGCCTTGAACACGAAGTACTTGTGAACGCTGAACTCCTGGAGCACAGAGAAGGTCACGCAGAAGAAGAAGCTTTGAAGAAGCCTTGAAGGTTCTGATGTCTGTGCAGATGATCCTTATtctctggaacacgcagatggaAGGATCTTTAGATTCTGAAGTAGAGTGCagatctggaacacgcagatctGGAGGATCTCTGATGAGAGGATTTTGAAGTTGGTACAGAAGATATGTTGAAGATGGGGGGCTAAGCTTGTAGTCGTTGTCTCTGTTGCAGTTTTCAAACTCCCCAAATTCACTTCTTGCAGAACTTCCTTGTTTCTCTCTTTAGAGCTTCAGAGTCTTGAGAGAGCAACTTCACAACTCTGTAAAGTTGGACTTAGCTTAGCACATCTTGGGACGGGAACCTTGAACCGGGAGTGGAACAAGAACTGGAGCCTGGAACCAGAACGGGAGACTGCAGCAACCCGAAAAACTGGAACCATTATCTGTCCCAGAAACAAGTCTTTTAACCTGTCCTGAGAGGGAGGGAAATGCAAATTTGCACCTTTCAGATGcactgttttgattggctgatgctgtCAGAGGTGGCCACTGGATGGCCCCCCTCTTGCATGAGGTTCATTTGCATAGCTTAAAGTTCACGTTTAGAACAATGTCTTTAAGGTTTTTCCTATGCATaattcactttccaaaccaattTCAGATTACCTTAGGCATTGTGCTGAAAACATAAAGACCAAACATCATTGAGTTATATTGACCTTTTACCCATGCATTAATGTATACCTTGGTAGGCAAGTTTGTATAGTTTGCATGTACTACACAAACAACACTCATGAAGTATATAGAGTTCTTGATAATAAAAATGGAGAAGATTTGCTCCATTTTGTCCACTGTGTGTCTATTTTGTATCCTTTGTGACTTCAAGTCACATAGCAAAACCTGTCTGGCGAGTCCAGTTCACACCAGGTCTAAGGACTGAGGTGAACAATGGGGAAGAATGGTGATAGAATTAGCCTGCCCAATGACATGCTAATGTCATCGTTCTTCCTTTTCACAAATGGTCAGGGTGATTGTCTTGATAGGCTTATCTGCTAGCCTATCTATTCCCTTGTTTGTTTCTCTTGGAGGTGTGAGTTTTGGTGTCCTGTGCTTTTCATCATGGCTGATGAGGTGATAAGGGGAGTCTTCCCTCATGTCTGCCTGCTGATcactacactttttaaaagttttaaaataaattgtgaatgttttaaaggggtggttcaatgcgatttcacttttttaactttagttagtgtgtaatgttgctgcttgagcataaaaagtatctgcaaagttacagcgcttaaagttcaatgcaaacggagatgtttgtctttttaagttatggcagtttattgcctacaaaaacgaccggtttggactacaacgagcttcttcccgggttggtgacatcataaaccctgcaaaacacgcccccgggaacaTGCAAAAAAGTGGACGAGGCCATGTCATGCAGCATAATGAAAgcagaagagttgtgtacaccagACGCGAGCGGCGCGGCGCGTCAAAAGATaacagaacccattataatctgtgatattttctacactggatgcgatGCTGAAGACAGCTCCCAGAATCTACatgagttcaatgctggatttgcacaaagctaggcttttactgaaagatgaagcagttaccactttaaaagcagaagctgctgtttattggcttcaaactgtaagtccgttttattgtttgtacatattttttaaacgtatagttctgttgctattttttggttgcatcaaggacatatacaaagagcaacttgtttttgcttcgctagccagttagatGTATTATATGGGGGTAAATTGATGCCAAAACCATTGAAAATGGACAGACTAAAAGTCACAAATAGATATTACAACttgtaaacacaaaacaaaatctaCAAATAGATAAAAAATCCGCAAACAAAGTCCTCAAGATCCGCAAATGTAAAACAAGATCTACAAATAGATACAAAGTCCTCAAACAAACTCTTTGTGATCCACAAATATAAAGCATGATCtacaaaaagattaaaaatccACAAATAAACACATCCTGATTCACAAATATAAATCAGTGACTTGTACTTGAAAACCAGAATTTGAATGAATGT includes the following:
- the LOC125249618 gene encoding uncharacterized protein LOC125249618, with translation MIISMIHFISQLQSSLVNIVHNNSQNGNVFQVYLVSFAVQWNHRMASLRDAGGHGRQTSCLDERQIQRINQQAEVLFGKEHILEPNFAATMPVPEEYKHPDEEELLGVEYAMCQSTSFTAREYYVQKVEEEQSHEEEEEAEQGDDEMADEGLGMSSDTEEDPIDRVCGKHVVLTQAEQVEEEDSPALQDALMSHQHLHLPGIEEVEALALLLLELADNSDHHLVPTDLRQKVAATDSSLHEHDKTAAHFGS